A portion of the Planctomicrobium piriforme genome contains these proteins:
- the epmA gene encoding EF-P lysine aminoacylase EpmA, whose protein sequence is MTSDELPSATLLRLRQRAFLLAEVRAFFVERGHFEVQTPILSADCCVDAWIDPFAVPMGDSGTRYLQTSPEFALKRLLCAGADKVFEVARVFRQDEVGPRHNPEFTMIEWYERGTDHHVQMDAVEQLVKRLHSTAVAQGWITSSSLPSFSRLSYEQAFQQSVGLSPFTASLQELAAAALRTTHVLPAGIEHDRDGLLNLLLAEQVEPFLQKLGGVFVYDYPASQAALAKIRGGDAPVAERFELYLNRIEICNGYHELTEPAELQQRMQQQNAKRLAAGKPAIPVESRLLQAMTMHPLPDCAGVALGFDRLAMWCLGLTSIQEIIAFPFDRA, encoded by the coding sequence ATGACTTCCGACGAACTCCCATCGGCCACCTTGTTGCGATTGCGGCAGCGAGCTTTCCTGCTCGCGGAAGTGCGGGCGTTTTTTGTGGAGCGCGGGCATTTCGAAGTCCAGACCCCCATTCTCTCAGCCGACTGCTGCGTCGACGCCTGGATCGATCCGTTCGCGGTTCCGATGGGAGACTCAGGCACGCGATACCTGCAGACTTCGCCCGAGTTCGCACTGAAACGACTACTCTGCGCCGGAGCGGACAAGGTGTTCGAAGTCGCCCGGGTGTTTCGGCAGGACGAAGTCGGTCCGCGGCACAATCCCGAATTCACGATGATCGAATGGTACGAACGGGGAACCGACCACCATGTGCAAATGGACGCCGTCGAACAGTTAGTGAAACGGCTGCATTCAACCGCCGTCGCTCAAGGCTGGATCACAAGCAGCAGCCTGCCCTCGTTCTCCCGGCTGAGCTACGAACAGGCGTTCCAGCAGAGCGTTGGGCTGTCCCCGTTCACGGCGAGTCTGCAGGAACTCGCGGCAGCGGCGCTGCGGACGACGCACGTCTTGCCGGCGGGGATCGAACACGATCGCGACGGGCTGCTGAATCTACTGCTGGCCGAGCAAGTGGAACCCTTTCTGCAAAAGCTCGGCGGTGTGTTCGTCTACGACTACCCGGCGAGTCAGGCGGCGCTCGCGAAAATTCGGGGGGGCGACGCGCCTGTGGCGGAGCGTTTCGAGCTGTATCTCAACAGAATCGAGATCTGCAACGGCTATCACGAACTCACAGAGCCGGCCGAGCTGCAGCAGCGAATGCAGCAGCAGAACGCAAAACGACTGGCCGCCGGTAAACCAGCGATCCCAGTCGAAAGCCGTTTGCTACAAGCGATGACAATGCACCCCTTGCCGGACTGCGCAGGC
- the rsmH gene encoding 16S rRNA (cytosine(1402)-N(4))-methyltransferase RsmH: protein MTDAESSKPPRRPRYAGKNPRQFQEKYKEHAPQEYPDDVAKVLASGKTPAGTHRPIMVKEILQVLAPQPGQIAVDCTLGYGGHTQALLTAVAPTGKVIGIDADPVELPKTQARLQSLGFGEESFVAVRANFAGLAQLLPRHAPEGADMILADLGVSSMQLDNPERGFTWKGDAPLDMRLNPQKGPTAAELLSRIDADELAGLLTDNSDEPLAKVLAHAITSRQRSRPLQTTKDLAELIRESAGRYSNDAGDIETTVRRVFQAVRIAVNNELDVLDAFLKQLPWCLKPGGRVAILTFHSGEDRRVKHHFKAGQRDGLYSSIAENVTRASGEERRENTRSIPAKLRWAVRSEA from the coding sequence ATGACGGATGCTGAATCTTCCAAACCGCCGCGCCGGCCTCGCTATGCCGGGAAGAATCCGCGGCAATTTCAGGAGAAGTACAAGGAACACGCCCCGCAGGAGTATCCCGATGACGTGGCCAAGGTGCTGGCGTCCGGAAAAACTCCGGCCGGGACGCACCGACCGATCATGGTCAAAGAGATCCTGCAGGTTCTCGCCCCACAGCCCGGCCAGATCGCCGTCGACTGCACTCTCGGCTACGGAGGACATACGCAGGCACTGCTGACGGCCGTCGCCCCGACGGGGAAGGTCATTGGCATCGACGCCGATCCGGTCGAATTGCCGAAGACGCAGGCACGGCTGCAATCGCTCGGATTTGGAGAGGAATCGTTCGTCGCCGTGCGTGCGAATTTCGCCGGCCTCGCCCAACTGCTCCCCAGGCATGCCCCTGAAGGCGCAGACATGATTCTGGCCGACCTCGGGGTGTCGTCCATGCAGCTCGATAACCCCGAGCGAGGGTTCACCTGGAAAGGGGATGCGCCCCTCGATATGCGGCTGAACCCACAAAAAGGGCCGACCGCCGCTGAACTGCTGTCGCGCATCGATGCCGACGAACTCGCCGGCCTGTTGACCGACAACTCGGATGAGCCGCTGGCCAAGGTGCTGGCCCACGCCATCACCAGTCGGCAAAGATCTCGACCGCTGCAGACGACGAAAGACCTCGCGGAATTGATCCGGGAGTCGGCAGGCCGCTACTCGAACGATGCAGGCGATATCGAAACCACGGTCCGCCGCGTCTTTCAGGCAGTACGCATCGCCGTGAATAACGAACTCGATGTCCTCGACGCCTTCTTGAAGCAGCTCCCCTGGTGTCTGAAGCCAGGCGGTCGAGTGGCGATCCTCACGTTTCATTCCGGCGAAGACCGCCGCGTGAAACACCACTTCAAAGCCGGCCAGCGTGACGGACTGTATTCGTCCATCGCAGAGAACGTCACCCGGGCCAGCGGCGAAGAACGCCGCGAGAATACCCGGTCGATTCCGGCAAAGCTGCGATGGGCGGTGAGGAGTGAGGCTTGA
- a CDS encoding isocitrate/isopropylmalate dehydrogenase family protein, with amino-acid sequence MYNVTLIPGDGIGPEIAEATRRCVDATGVKIDWDVQECGIEVIEKEKQIPDRVFASIKKNGVGLKAPITTPIGKGFRSVNVQLRQELNLFACVRPCKQYKGVRTYFENTPVDLVLIRENTEDLYAGVEFQAGQEKTAQLIKTINEYATGKKIGTAPNQTGISIKPISYEGTRRISSYAFEYAAKQDRKIVSSVCKANIMKFTDGLWYDETRAVALAYGAKFEQPSLAEGVSPDPELVGKVTDLGGKIEYNERLIDNMCMQLVQKPELYDVILTSNLYGDILSDLCAGLVGGLGVAPGANIGTEGAIFEATHGSAPKYKGLNKVNPVALILSGRMMLEHLGEKEAAAKLERAVTAVIAEGKDVTYDMKPDRNDPTAVGTQEMADAIIKKMQAE; translated from the coding sequence ATGTACAATGTGACGCTGATCCCAGGGGACGGCATTGGCCCAGAGATCGCCGAAGCGACCCGCCGCTGTGTGGACGCCACCGGAGTGAAGATTGACTGGGATGTGCAGGAATGCGGGATCGAAGTCATCGAGAAGGAAAAGCAGATCCCGGATCGGGTGTTCGCTTCGATCAAGAAGAACGGCGTCGGCCTGAAAGCGCCGATCACCACCCCCATCGGTAAGGGGTTCCGCAGCGTGAACGTGCAGTTGCGACAGGAGCTGAACCTGTTTGCCTGCGTTCGCCCGTGCAAGCAGTACAAAGGGGTCCGCACCTACTTCGAAAACACGCCGGTCGACCTGGTGCTGATTCGCGAGAACACGGAAGACCTTTACGCTGGCGTTGAGTTTCAGGCGGGCCAGGAAAAGACCGCCCAGCTCATCAAGACGATCAACGAGTACGCCACCGGCAAGAAGATCGGCACTGCACCCAACCAGACCGGCATCAGCATCAAGCCGATCTCGTACGAAGGCACGCGTCGGATTTCCTCCTATGCGTTCGAATACGCCGCCAAGCAGGACCGCAAGATCGTCTCGTCGGTCTGCAAGGCGAACATCATGAAGTTCACCGACGGTCTGTGGTACGACGAAACGCGTGCCGTGGCCCTGGCGTACGGCGCGAAGTTCGAACAGCCGAGTCTCGCGGAAGGGGTCTCGCCTGACCCGGAACTGGTTGGCAAGGTGACCGACCTGGGGGGCAAGATCGAGTACAACGAGCGGCTCATCGACAACATGTGCATGCAGCTCGTGCAGAAGCCGGAACTGTACGACGTGATTCTGACGTCGAACTTGTACGGCGACATCCTCAGCGACCTGTGCGCCGGCCTGGTCGGCGGACTGGGAGTCGCTCCCGGCGCCAATATCGGCACCGAAGGTGCCATCTTCGAGGCGACTCACGGCAGCGCCCCGAAATATAAGGGTCTCAACAAGGTCAATCCGGTGGCATTGATTCTTTCCGGCCGCATGATGCTCGAGCACCTCGGCGAGAAGGAGGCGGCGGCGAAGCTGGAACGGGCCGTTACCGCCGTTATCGCAGAAGGCAAAGACGTCACCTACGACATGAAGCCGGACCGCAACGACCCGACCGCCGTCGGCACCCAGGAAATGGCCGACGCCATCATCAAAAAGATGCAGGCAGAATAG
- a CDS encoding Fic family protein → MNLSRADRSLGRLDGSIQTLPNPDLFVYMYVRKEAVLSSQIEGTQSSLQDLLTAEAHILQPDAPKDVDEVVNYVQAMKHGLSRLAKLPVSVRMVKEIHEKLLQNVRGAHLTPGELRRTQNWIGPGGCTLNEATFVPPPPHLVPEALGNLEQFIHAETQLPLLIKIGLVHAQFETIHPFLDGNGRVGRLLITLLLCEREVLLRPVLYLSHYFKRHREEYYDRLQAVREHGEWEEWLDFFLRGVAEVSEQATQTAREILSLRERHRDLITSLGRIAGNGHRVLEHLFKHPIISVNEIQKLIGTTYPSANNLVNKLHGAKILKAFNAGNRRNRLFVYQDYLDLFQ, encoded by the coding sequence GTGAATTTGTCGAGAGCGGACCGCTCGCTGGGTCGTCTCGATGGGTCCATACAAACCCTGCCGAACCCGGATCTCTTTGTCTACATGTACGTCCGGAAAGAGGCTGTCTTGTCCAGCCAGATTGAGGGAACTCAGAGTTCACTTCAAGACCTGTTGACCGCTGAAGCTCACATTCTGCAGCCAGACGCCCCCAAGGATGTCGATGAAGTCGTGAATTACGTTCAGGCCATGAAGCACGGCCTGTCTCGTCTCGCCAAACTCCCTGTTTCAGTGCGCATGGTCAAGGAGATCCATGAAAAGCTGCTCCAGAATGTGCGCGGAGCGCATCTGACCCCCGGGGAACTCCGTCGCACACAGAACTGGATTGGCCCGGGCGGATGTACATTAAACGAAGCCACGTTCGTTCCTCCTCCTCCTCACCTTGTCCCGGAAGCCTTGGGCAACCTGGAGCAATTTATCCATGCCGAAACCCAGCTTCCATTGCTGATCAAGATCGGGCTGGTGCATGCGCAGTTCGAAACGATTCACCCTTTCCTCGATGGCAATGGGCGCGTCGGACGGCTGTTGATCACGCTGTTGCTTTGCGAGCGTGAAGTATTGCTCAGGCCCGTTCTTTACTTGTCGCACTATTTCAAACGGCATCGCGAGGAATACTACGATCGCTTGCAGGCGGTTCGAGAGCATGGAGAATGGGAAGAATGGCTTGATTTCTTTCTGCGTGGCGTTGCTGAGGTCAGCGAGCAGGCCACTCAAACCGCACGCGAGATTCTTTCTCTGCGAGAACGTCATCGCGATCTCATCACCTCACTGGGGAGGATCGCTGGCAACGGGCACCGTGTACTTGAGCATCTTTTCAAACACCCGATCATCTCGGTCAATGAAATCCAGAAACTGATTGGAACCACCTATCCGTCTGCCAACAACCTGGTCAACAAACTTCACGGAGCAAAGATTCTGAAGGCCTTCAACGCCGGCAATCGGCGGAATCGCTTGTTTGTCTACCAGGACTATCTGGACCTGTTTCAATGA
- a CDS encoding ATP-dependent 6-phosphofructokinase, with protein sequence MTINTLGPCLLDSPLAPELEHRRHSVHYVHENDRVLFDDTVQMLVDRGANLADLPGFEPAGPRRKIFFEPASTGVGIVTCGGLCPGLNDVVRGLVMELWFHYGVRRIYGFRNGYQGLVGAHTEEAIELKPRSVRGINEDGGTMLGTSRGKQDPSAITDTLQRMNIQILFVVGGDGTLRGASTIAQEIAKRDLKISVVGVPKTIDNDIPFIDQSFGFQTAFSEATVSIRAAHVEAQASPNGIGLVKLMGRHSGFIACYASLAKNDANYVLIPEVPFQLDGPKGFLAVLRKRIESAGHAVIVAAEGAGQDLIQAASQGADKSGNVKLHDIGLFLKEKISQDFAAAGMELNLKYIDPSYIIRSVPANPYDSVYCVRLAHNAVHAAMAGRTEMVVGRWHGRFVHVPIALAVSQRNQVDPDGDLWLSVLEATGQPRCFG encoded by the coding sequence TTGACGATCAATACGCTGGGGCCTTGCCTGCTCGATTCGCCGCTCGCCCCCGAGCTGGAACATCGCCGCCACAGCGTGCATTACGTTCACGAAAATGACCGCGTCCTGTTCGACGACACCGTGCAGATGCTCGTCGACCGAGGAGCAAACCTGGCTGACCTGCCCGGTTTTGAGCCGGCTGGACCGCGGCGGAAGATTTTCTTTGAACCTGCATCCACCGGCGTCGGCATCGTCACTTGCGGCGGGCTGTGCCCCGGTCTGAACGACGTGGTCCGCGGGCTCGTGATGGAACTGTGGTTTCACTACGGCGTGCGCCGGATCTATGGTTTCCGCAACGGCTACCAGGGGCTGGTCGGCGCCCATACCGAGGAAGCCATCGAATTGAAGCCCCGTTCGGTGCGCGGGATCAATGAAGACGGCGGGACGATGCTGGGGACATCGCGCGGAAAACAGGATCCATCGGCGATTACAGACACTCTCCAGCGGATGAACATTCAGATCCTGTTCGTCGTCGGAGGCGACGGGACCCTGCGGGGAGCGTCGACGATCGCCCAGGAGATTGCGAAACGCGATCTCAAAATCTCGGTGGTTGGCGTGCCGAAAACCATCGATAACGACATCCCGTTCATCGATCAGAGTTTCGGATTTCAGACGGCGTTTTCCGAAGCGACTGTTTCAATTCGCGCGGCGCATGTGGAAGCTCAGGCATCCCCCAACGGGATCGGCCTTGTGAAACTGATGGGGCGACACAGCGGCTTCATCGCCTGCTACGCCTCGCTCGCCAAGAACGATGCGAACTACGTTCTGATTCCAGAGGTGCCGTTTCAACTCGACGGCCCCAAGGGCTTCCTCGCGGTCTTGAGGAAACGCATTGAGTCGGCCGGTCACGCCGTGATTGTCGCGGCGGAAGGAGCAGGGCAGGATCTCATTCAAGCCGCTTCGCAAGGCGCCGATAAGTCCGGCAACGTGAAGCTGCACGACATCGGCCTGTTCCTCAAGGAGAAGATTTCCCAAGACTTCGCCGCGGCAGGCATGGAACTCAACCTCAAGTACATCGATCCCAGCTACATCATCCGCAGCGTGCCGGCGAATCCGTACGACAGTGTGTATTGCGTGCGACTGGCTCACAACGCCGTGCATGCCGCGATGGCCGGCCGCACCGAGATGGTGGTCGGCCGCTGGCATGGCCGTTTCGTGCATGTGCCGATCGCGCTCGCGGTTTCGCAGCGCAATCAGGTCGACCCCGATGGCGACCTGTGGCTGAGCGTGCTGGAAGCGACCGGTCAGCCGCGCTGTTTCGGCTGA
- a CDS encoding 3-keto-disaccharide hydrolase, which produces MRGGLFAAARRVTMGVGVFAIVAVSCVWAVEEWKSGIKWPEPPVVTPGTNGSPPSDAIVLFDGKNMDAWTGGEGWKLQDGYGIAGSKCTTKQAFGDCQLHLEFASPPEATGEGQGRGNNGVFLMGHYELQILDSYKNDTYFDGQCASVYKQNPPLVNACRPPGEWQSYDILFTAPRFNGDGTVKSPAAITVLQNGVVVQNHYELTGSTFWHLPPSYSAHPVREPLTLYYHNDPVRFRNIWIRDLMPKEEGK; this is translated from the coding sequence ATGCGTGGTGGTCTGTTTGCAGCAGCCCGTCGGGTGACGATGGGCGTCGGTGTGTTTGCGATTGTTGCCGTCAGTTGCGTGTGGGCGGTTGAAGAATGGAAATCCGGGATCAAATGGCCCGAGCCCCCCGTGGTCACGCCAGGGACGAACGGCAGCCCGCCATCGGACGCCATCGTGCTCTTCGACGGCAAGAACATGGACGCATGGACCGGCGGCGAAGGCTGGAAGCTGCAGGACGGCTACGGCATCGCCGGCAGCAAATGCACGACCAAACAGGCGTTCGGCGACTGCCAGTTGCATCTCGAATTCGCAAGTCCCCCGGAAGCGACCGGAGAAGGCCAGGGCCGCGGCAACAACGGTGTGTTTCTGATGGGGCACTACGAGTTGCAGATTCTCGATTCCTACAAGAACGACACCTATTTCGACGGGCAGTGCGCGTCTGTCTACAAGCAGAATCCCCCGCTGGTCAACGCCTGCCGCCCGCCCGGGGAATGGCAGAGCTACGACATCCTGTTCACCGCTCCCCGTTTCAATGGCGACGGCACGGTGAAGTCACCAGCGGCGATCACCGTGCTGCAGAACGGCGTCGTGGTGCAGAATCATTACGAATTGACGGGCAGCACCTTCTGGCACCTGCCCCCCAGCTACAGCGCCCATCCGGTCCGCGAACCGCTGACGCTCTATTACCACAACGATCCCGTGCGGTTCCGCAACATCTGGATTCGCGACCTGATGCCCAAAGAAGAGGGGAAGTGA
- the sucD gene encoding succinate--CoA ligase subunit alpha, whose product MAILVDKSTKIITQGITGKAGLFHSQKCREYAAEHRPGENVIVGGVTPGKGGETVDGFPVFDSVAEAAEKAGANTSLIFVPPPFCADAIMEAADAGMRLIVAITEGVPVLDMVKVKKFLASRPGSRLIGPNCPGVITPGVAKIGIMPGYIHLKGNVGLISKSGTLTYEAAWQLGNHGLGQTTAVGIGGDPIIGTTFIDVLEMFENDPETESILMIGEIGGDAEIKAAEYIKAHVTKPVAAFIAGQTAPPGKRMGHAGAIISGGSGTAAEKIAALEAAGVVVSRSPADMGEAVKRAIAARK is encoded by the coding sequence ATGGCCATTCTTGTCGACAAGTCTACGAAGATCATCACCCAGGGCATTACGGGCAAGGCGGGGTTGTTTCACTCGCAGAAATGCCGTGAATACGCCGCCGAGCACCGACCGGGCGAAAACGTGATCGTCGGCGGCGTCACCCCTGGCAAAGGGGGCGAAACCGTCGACGGCTTCCCGGTCTTCGACTCGGTTGCCGAAGCCGCCGAAAAGGCCGGCGCGAACACCTCGCTGATCTTCGTCCCGCCTCCGTTCTGTGCCGACGCGATCATGGAAGCCGCCGATGCTGGCATGCGGCTGATTGTCGCCATCACCGAAGGGGTGCCGGTCCTCGATATGGTGAAGGTGAAGAAATTTCTCGCCTCCCGGCCTGGCAGCCGTTTGATCGGTCCGAACTGTCCCGGAGTCATTACGCCGGGCGTCGCCAAAATCGGGATCATGCCTGGCTACATCCATCTCAAGGGGAACGTCGGTCTGATCTCCAAGAGCGGCACGCTCACCTATGAAGCTGCCTGGCAGTTGGGAAATCACGGCCTCGGGCAGACGACGGCCGTGGGGATCGGCGGCGACCCGATCATCGGCACCACCTTTATCGACGTCCTTGAGATGTTCGAGAACGATCCAGAAACCGAATCGATCCTGATGATCGGTGAAATCGGCGGCGACGCGGAAATCAAAGCGGCCGAGTACATCAAGGCCCATGTGACCAAGCCGGTCGCGGCCTTCATCGCCGGACAGACCGCCCCTCCAGGCAAGCGGATGGGACATGCCGGCGCCATCATCTCTGGCGGCAGCGGCACTGCTGCCGAAAAGATTGCCGCGCTCGAAGCCGCCGGCGTCGTGGTCTCACGCAGCCCGGCCGACATGGGCGAAGCGGTGAAGCGGGCGATTGCGGCTCGCAAGTAG
- a CDS encoding GNAT family N-acetyltransferase, whose translation MKSKHSLTLRTPIVFTLNTGHSTLDSSPPSPLWLAPYPLADGQVVRFRHVTPEDAELIAEAIRTSSPETLLHRFFSPVRGVPLPVLRQLLLIDGSRDVCVVGLIDEQQVERTICGARFVRAEVPETAEIAITVHDQFQRRGLGTYLLQQLVELARPVGIERFEGFILPSNVGMLRLIDKFAPGHTRQLLGDVVRVVIELKQIPK comes from the coding sequence ATGAAGAGTAAACACTCGCTGACGCTTCGTACTCCGATTGTTTTCACACTCAACACTGGACACTCGACACTGGACTCTTCTCCCCCCTCCCCGCTCTGGCTGGCGCCCTACCCTCTGGCCGATGGCCAAGTGGTGCGGTTTCGGCATGTGACGCCGGAGGATGCCGAGTTGATTGCGGAAGCGATTCGCACGTCGTCGCCTGAGACATTGCTGCATCGGTTTTTCTCTCCGGTCAGAGGCGTGCCGCTGCCGGTGCTGCGTCAACTGTTGTTGATCGACGGCAGCCGCGATGTCTGCGTGGTCGGCCTCATCGATGAACAGCAGGTCGAGCGGACCATCTGCGGGGCGCGGTTTGTGCGGGCAGAGGTTCCTGAAACCGCTGAGATTGCGATCACCGTTCACGACCAGTTTCAGCGCCGCGGGTTGGGAACGTATCTGCTGCAGCAACTTGTCGAACTGGCTCGACCGGTGGGGATCGAGCGATTCGAAGGCTTCATCCTGCCGTCCAACGTCGGCATGCTGCGACTGATCGACAAGTTCGCCCCCGGTCATACCAGACAGCTGCTGGGAGACGTGGTTCGGGTGGTGATCGAGCTGAAGCAGATCCCGAAATGA
- the rimO gene encoding 30S ribosomal protein S12 methylthiotransferase RimO, producing MQLPILGETPSLQVIKNQGGAKGTYAFISLGCPKNLVDSEKMLGSLALDGYSLVSQPEEADFVIVNTCGFIDESRKESKAVIQEMLDLKKQGKTRGVIVAGCLPERVGGSLLDEMPEIDHIVGVFGRDEITKVAERFTGGHREQRELFRPAAVRALDDRARLRITPSHYAYLKISEGCDRTCTFCSIPKMRGKHVTKPIEMVLEEARELVSDGVRELILVAQDTTYYGMDFYGEVRLAELLRQLETVEGIDWIRLMYLYPVNFTDELIDTIAGSGRILPYLDMPLQHINSQLLKRMQRRVNRDKTVELVGKLRERIPNLVLRTTFIVGFPGETDSQFEELREFVEETRFERMGVFPYSLEPGTPAVKLADHLPEEVKQARCDSLMETQQEIAFEWGQNMIDYELDCIIDGPSDEEGVWIGRTFADAPEIDGSVLVQGEGLEPGQMVPVTIVDAQEYDLIAIVSEDE from the coding sequence ATGCAACTTCCTATTCTCGGTGAAACCCCTTCGCTGCAGGTCATCAAAAACCAGGGCGGCGCCAAGGGGACGTATGCCTTCATCAGCCTTGGCTGTCCCAAGAATCTCGTCGACAGCGAGAAAATGCTGGGAAGCCTGGCGCTCGACGGCTATTCGCTCGTCTCGCAGCCGGAAGAGGCCGATTTCGTCATCGTCAACACCTGCGGCTTCATCGACGAATCCCGCAAGGAATCCAAAGCGGTCATTCAGGAAATGCTCGACCTGAAGAAGCAGGGCAAAACCCGCGGCGTCATCGTCGCCGGGTGCCTGCCGGAACGGGTCGGAGGCAGCCTGCTCGACGAGATGCCGGAAATCGACCACATCGTTGGCGTCTTCGGGCGTGACGAAATCACCAAAGTGGCGGAACGATTTACCGGCGGCCATCGCGAACAACGCGAACTCTTCCGGCCGGCCGCCGTACGGGCACTCGACGACCGCGCCCGGCTCCGCATCACGCCGAGCCATTATGCGTATCTGAAAATCTCGGAAGGCTGCGACCGCACCTGTACGTTTTGCTCGATCCCCAAGATGCGCGGCAAGCACGTCACCAAGCCGATCGAAATGGTGCTGGAAGAAGCCCGGGAACTGGTCAGCGACGGCGTGCGGGAATTGATTCTGGTCGCCCAGGACACCACCTATTACGGGATGGATTTCTACGGCGAAGTGCGTCTGGCCGAACTATTGCGACAACTGGAAACGGTCGAAGGGATCGACTGGATCCGGCTGATGTACCTGTACCCGGTGAACTTCACCGACGAACTGATCGACACGATCGCCGGCTCTGGTCGCATCCTGCCGTATCTCGACATGCCGCTGCAGCACATCAACAGCCAGTTGCTCAAGCGGATGCAGCGCCGCGTTAATCGCGACAAAACGGTCGAACTCGTCGGCAAGCTGCGGGAGCGGATTCCCAATCTCGTCCTGCGAACGACGTTCATCGTCGGCTTCCCCGGAGAGACCGACTCACAGTTCGAAGAACTGCGAGAGTTCGTCGAAGAGACCCGATTCGAGCGGATGGGGGTCTTCCCGTATTCGCTGGAGCCCGGCACGCCTGCCGTGAAGCTGGCCGATCATCTGCCTGAGGAAGTGAAACAGGCTCGCTGCGACTCTCTGATGGAGACGCAGCAGGAGATCGCCTTCGAGTGGGGGCAGAACATGATCGACTACGAACTCGACTGCATCATCGACGGACCGTCCGATGAAGAAGGAGTCTGGATCGGCCGCACCTTCGCCGACGCCCCCGAGATCGACGGCTCGGTGCTCGTGCAGGGCGAAGGACTCGAACCCGGCCAGATGGTTCCGGTCACGATCGTCGATGCCCAGGAGTATGACTTGATCGCGATCGTCTCTGAAGATGAGTAG
- the pgsA gene encoding CDP-diacylglycerol--glycerol-3-phosphate 3-phosphatidyltransferase, producing the protein MPIDPHKEILVEAAPAGVTPQVTTSGSLNIPNIITFSRLILTFVILILISIEKVWIVTTVLFVIAVATDFVDGYLARKWNQVTALGRIMDPFVDKIIIGGTMIFLTPLVGSGVTAWMTFTVIAREMFITALRSVLEGQGVDFSAKMSGKLKMLLQSIVIPLCLLSLSPWFMNGLGAAQGTFLMTRNVLLWVMVAVTVYSGVEYVARGWSIMRGKT; encoded by the coding sequence ATGCCCATTGACCCTCACAAAGAGATTCTCGTCGAAGCGGCACCAGCGGGTGTGACGCCTCAGGTGACGACGTCGGGGTCGCTCAATATCCCGAACATCATCACGTTCTCGCGGCTGATTCTCACGTTCGTGATTCTGATTCTGATCAGCATCGAAAAGGTGTGGATCGTCACCACGGTGCTGTTCGTCATCGCCGTGGCGACTGACTTCGTCGACGGCTATCTCGCGAGGAAATGGAATCAGGTGACGGCTCTCGGGCGGATCATGGATCCGTTCGTCGACAAGATCATTATCGGCGGCACGATGATCTTCCTGACTCCATTGGTCGGCAGCGGGGTCACGGCGTGGATGACGTTTACGGTCATCGCCAGAGAAATGTTCATCACAGCGCTGCGATCGGTGCTGGAGGGTCAGGGAGTCGACTTCTCGGCCAAAATGAGCGGCAAATTGAAGATGCTGCTGCAGTCAATCGTTATCCCGCTGTGCCTGTTGTCGCTCAGCCCGTGGTTCATGAATGGGCTTGGCGCCGCGCAGGGCACGTTCCTGATGACCAGAAACGTACTGCTGTGGGTGATGGTGGCCGTGACGGTCTACTCCGGCGTCGAGTACGTCGCCCGCGGGTGGAGCATCATGCGGGGCAAAACCTGA